From one Bacteroides eggerthii genomic stretch:
- the proS gene encoding proline--tRNA ligase — MAVELKDLTKRSENYSQWYNELVVKADLAEQSAVRGCMVIKPYGYAIWEKMQRQLDDMFKETGHVNAYFPLLIPKSFLSREAEHVEGFAKECAVVTHYRLKNDPNGGGVVVDPAAKLEEELIIRPTSETIIWNTYKNWINSYRDLPILCNQWANVFRWEMRTRLFLRTAEFLWQEGHTAHATREEAEEEAVRMLNVYGEFAEKYMAVPVVKGVKSANERFAGALNTYTIEAMMQDGKALQSGTSHFLGQNFAKAFDVQFVNKENKLEYVWATSWGVSTRLMGALIMTHSDDNGLVLPPHLAPIQVVIVPIYKNAEMLAKIDEKVAGIVAKLKSMGISVKYDNADNKRPGFKFADYEVKGVPVRLVMGGRDLENNTMEVMRRDTLEKETRSCDGIEEYVKDLLEEIQANIYKKALDYRNNRITTVDSYDEFKEKIEEGGFILAHWDGTTETEEKIKEETKATIRCIPFESFVPGDKEPGKCMVTGKPSACRVIFARSY, encoded by the coding sequence ATGGCAGTAGAATTGAAAGACCTTACCAAACGTAGTGAGAATTATTCTCAGTGGTACAACGAGTTGGTGGTAAAGGCCGATTTGGCAGAACAGTCGGCTGTGCGTGGATGTATGGTAATCAAGCCTTACGGATACGCTATCTGGGAGAAGATGCAGCGTCAGCTGGACGATATGTTCAAGGAGACAGGGCATGTAAATGCTTATTTCCCTTTGCTCATCCCGAAATCATTCCTCAGCCGCGAAGCGGAGCACGTAGAAGGCTTTGCCAAAGAGTGCGCCGTAGTGACACACTATCGTTTGAAGAACGATCCGAACGGTGGCGGTGTAGTGGTAGACCCTGCTGCAAAGCTGGAAGAGGAACTCATCATTCGTCCCACTTCGGAAACTATCATTTGGAACACCTATAAGAATTGGATAAACTCTTACCGGGACCTGCCTATCCTGTGTAACCAATGGGCAAACGTATTCCGCTGGGAGATGCGTACCCGCCTGTTCCTGCGTACCGCCGAGTTCTTGTGGCAGGAAGGCCATACAGCCCACGCCACCCGCGAGGAAGCCGAAGAGGAAGCTGTACGGATGCTGAACGTATATGGTGAGTTCGCTGAAAAGTACATGGCAGTGCCCGTTGTTAAAGGTGTGAAATCGGCCAACGAACGTTTTGCCGGCGCCCTCAACACCTATACAATTGAAGCGATGATGCAGGACGGCAAGGCTTTGCAAAGCGGTACTTCACACTTCTTGGGACAGAACTTTGCCAAAGCCTTCGATGTGCAGTTCGTAAACAAAGAAAATAAATTGGAATACGTATGGGCTACTTCATGGGGAGTATCTACCCGCCTGATGGGTGCGCTTATCATGACACATTCCGATGACAACGGTCTGGTGCTTCCGCCACACTTGGCTCCGATACAGGTGGTTATCGTGCCTATCTATAAGAATGCCGAGATGCTTGCCAAGATTGACGAGAAGGTGGCCGGCATCGTGGCCAAACTGAAGTCCATGGGTATCTCTGTGAAGTACGACAATGCCGACAACAAGCGTCCGGGCTTCAAATTTGCCGACTATGAGGTGAAAGGTGTTCCCGTTCGTCTGGTTATGGGTGGTCGTGACTTGGAGAACAACACAATGGAAGTAATGCGCCGCGATACGCTGGAAAAAGAAACCCGTTCTTGCGACGGCATCGAAGAATACGTGAAAGACCTGCTCGAAGAGATTCAGGCAAATATCTATAAGAAAGCGTTGGACTATCGCAACAATCGCATCACTACGGTAGACAGCTACGACGAATTCAAAGAAAAGATTGAAGAAGGCGGCTTTATTCTGGCTCACTGGGACGGAACCACCGAAACGGAAGAGAAGATTAAGGAAGAAACCAAAGCCACTATCCGCTGTATTCCGTTTGAGTCTTTCGTGCCGGGCGACAAAGAGCCGGGCAAGTGTATGGTGACCGGCAAACCGTCTGCTTGCCGCGTGATATTTGCACGTTCTTATTAA
- a CDS encoding threonine-phosphate decarboxylase, whose product MIDGHGDDFYKFNCPITANFSSNVYGRVDLSRLQAHLCECIGEIGSYPEPEPYTLEACIASRHHLPSGTVCVTNGATEAIYLIAQTFRGTNTAILQPTFSEYADACHMHGHRVSSLYQLPKEQDGYRLPDDVRMLWLCNPNNPTGTVVDKEYMCGLVEHNPQVCFVIDQSYEYFTLCPLFSSAEAAEYPNVLLLHSMTKRYAIPGLRLGYVTGNSGLLKRLRTNRMPWSVNRLAIEAGLFLMENDVPAPLDIAAYLQETAHLCKALKAIGGLDVWDTQTHFMLVRLRVGKVSALKKFLAEEHGILIRDASNFVGLNEQFFRIAAQTPEENNRLVAAITEFVI is encoded by the coding sequence ATGATTGACGGTCATGGAGACGATTTCTACAAATTCAACTGCCCGATAACGGCTAATTTCAGTTCCAACGTTTATGGCAGAGTGGACCTTTCCCGGCTGCAAGCCCACCTGTGTGAATGTATTGGGGAGATAGGCAGTTATCCTGAACCAGAGCCCTATACGCTGGAAGCCTGCATAGCTTCCCGCCATCATCTGCCGTCCGGCACTGTTTGTGTGACAAATGGTGCAACGGAGGCTATATATCTCATTGCACAGACTTTCCGGGGTACGAATACGGCCATTTTACAACCCACTTTCAGCGAGTATGCGGATGCTTGCCACATGCATGGACACCGGGTGAGTTCGCTCTATCAGTTGCCCAAGGAGCAGGACGGGTATCGCTTGCCGGACGATGTGCGGATGTTATGGCTTTGCAATCCCAATAATCCTACGGGAACAGTGGTTGATAAAGAATATATGTGTGGATTGGTTGAACATAATCCGCAGGTTTGCTTTGTTATAGACCAGTCTTACGAATATTTCACGTTGTGCCCGCTTTTTTCGTCGGCAGAGGCGGCGGAGTATCCGAATGTACTGTTGTTACACTCCATGACGAAAAGGTATGCGATTCCCGGCTTGCGGCTTGGATATGTGACCGGTAATTCCGGTTTGCTGAAACGGTTGCGTACCAACCGTATGCCATGGTCGGTAAACCGGCTTGCCATTGAAGCGGGACTTTTCTTAATGGAGAATGATGTGCCTGCCCCATTGGATATAGCTGCTTATTTACAGGAAACGGCGCATCTGTGCAAAGCGCTCAAAGCCATAGGCGGGCTGGATGTTTGGGATACGCAGACGCACTTTATGCTGGTGCGGCTTCGCGTGGGCAAGGTGTCTGCCTTGAAAAAGTTTCTTGCCGAAGAGCATGGCATACTTATCCGGGATGCTTCCAATTTTGTTGGCCTGAACGAACAATTCTTCCGCATAGCTGCACAGACACCTGAAGAGAATAACAGGCTGGTGGCTGCAATAACAGAGTTTGTGATTTAA
- the cobC gene encoding alpha-ribazole phosphatase, translating into MEVILIRHTSVDVPPGVCYGQTDVPLKPTFEQEAAITQENLKNYLPFDHVYTSPLTRCVRLASYCGYPDAERDKRIMEINFGSWEMKPFDLNDDPRLQEWYNDYLNVVATGGESFAMQYQRVSRFLDELKAKPYQRVAIFAHGGVLICAQIYAGVIKPEEAFDALTPYGGIIRITL; encoded by the coding sequence ATGGAAGTCATACTTATTCGCCACACCTCTGTTGATGTCCCGCCCGGTGTATGCTACGGGCAAACGGATGTTCCCTTGAAACCGACATTTGAACAGGAAGCCGCCATTACCCAAGAGAACCTGAAAAACTATCTTCCTTTCGACCACGTATATACCAGCCCACTCACACGCTGCGTACGTCTCGCCAGCTATTGCGGCTATCCGGATGCGGAACGGGACAAACGGATTATGGAGATTAATTTCGGAAGTTGGGAGATGAAACCTTTTGACCTCAACGACGACCCGCGCCTGCAAGAATGGTATAACGACTATTTGAATGTAGTAGCTACCGGCGGAGAGTCATTCGCCATGCAATACCAACGTGTCAGCCGCTTCCTCGATGAACTGAAAGCAAAACCCTATCAGCGGGTAGCTATCTTTGCCCATGGCGGCGTCCTGATCTGTGCGCAAATATACGCCGGTGTCATCAAACCGGAAGAAGCATTTGATGCGCTGACGCCTTATGGCGGCATCATAAGGATCACACTTTAG
- the cobU gene encoding bifunctional adenosylcobinamide kinase/adenosylcobinamide-phosphate guanylyltransferase, which produces MKRIILITGGSRSGKSTYAEKLALSLSSTPVYLATARIWDEEFRKRVIHHQARRGPEWTNIEEEKELSRHALSGRTILIDCITLWCTNFFFDLKADTDQALTAAKEEFDRFTSQDATFIFVTNEIGMGGTSENEIQRKFTDMQGWMNQYIASQADEVILMVSGIPVKIKEDKRLKE; this is translated from the coding sequence ATGAAACGAATTATACTTATCACCGGTGGGTCCCGTTCAGGCAAAAGCACTTATGCCGAAAAGCTGGCTCTAAGTCTCTCTTCCACCCCTGTCTATCTTGCTACGGCACGCATATGGGACGAAGAGTTTCGCAAACGGGTGATACATCATCAGGCAAGACGTGGCCCTGAGTGGACCAACATAGAAGAAGAAAAAGAGTTGAGCCGCCATGCACTGTCCGGGCGCACCATCCTGATAGACTGCATTACGCTGTGGTGTACCAACTTCTTCTTCGACCTTAAAGCCGATACTGACCAAGCCCTTACCGCCGCCAAAGAAGAATTCGACCGCTTTACCTCACAAGATGCCACGTTCATTTTTGTCACCAATGAAATAGGCATGGGAGGTACGTCCGAAAACGAGATACAGCGGAAGTTTACGGACATGCAAGGCTGGATGAACCAATACATCGCTTCGCAGGCAGACGAAGTCATTCTAATGGTGTCAGGCATACCTGTAAAAATAAAAGAAGATAAGAGATTAAAGGAATAA
- the cobT gene encoding nicotinate-nucleotide--dimethylbenzimidazole phosphoribosyltransferase — protein sequence MKTFHISRPNEAIRPALIDKINNLTKPKGSLGTLESLALQIGLIQQTLTPTLQHPQNIIFAADHGIVEEGVSLSPKEITWQQISNFLHGGAGVNFLCRQHGFTLKIVDAGVDYDLPYEKGIINMKVRKGTRSYLHEAAMTEEEMELCLERGAEVVRRCHEEGSNILSFGEMGIGNTSSSSMWMTCFTDIPLKECVGAGSGLDNAGIRHKYEILKQALDNYRGDGSPRDIIRHFGGLEMVMAIGAMLQAAELKMIILVDGFIMTNCILAAGKLHPEVLDYAIFGHCGDESGHKLLLEKLNANPLLHLGLRLGEGTGAICAYPIVVSAVRMINEMDNFAHAAITKYF from the coding sequence ATGAAAACATTTCATATCTCCCGTCCGAACGAAGCCATTCGCCCGGCATTGATTGACAAAATCAACAACCTGACCAAGCCGAAAGGCTCTTTAGGCACTTTGGAAAGTCTTGCATTGCAAATAGGCCTCATCCAGCAAACTCTGACTCCTACCCTGCAACATCCGCAAAACATCATCTTTGCCGCCGATCATGGCATCGTAGAAGAAGGGGTCAGCCTATCGCCCAAAGAAATCACCTGGCAGCAAATCAGCAACTTCCTCCATGGGGGTGCGGGCGTTAATTTCCTGTGCCGTCAACATGGATTTACGCTAAAGATAGTGGATGCCGGAGTGGATTATGACCTGCCTTACGAAAAAGGCATCATCAATATGAAAGTGCGTAAAGGCACACGCAGCTACCTGCATGAAGCAGCAATGACCGAAGAGGAAATGGAGCTTTGCCTTGAACGGGGCGCGGAAGTAGTGCGCCGTTGCCACGAAGAAGGCAGCAATATACTGAGTTTCGGAGAAATGGGCATAGGAAACACTTCCTCTTCTTCCATGTGGATGACTTGCTTCACAGACATCCCGTTGAAAGAGTGCGTGGGCGCAGGAAGCGGTTTGGACAATGCAGGTATCCGCCACAAATATGAAATCTTGAAACAAGCGCTGGACAACTACCGGGGAGACGGTTCACCGCGCGACATCATCCGCCACTTCGGCGGACTGGAAATGGTTATGGCAATAGGAGCCATGTTGCAGGCCGCCGAACTGAAAATGATTATCCTGGTAGACGGGTTCATCATGACAAATTGCATCCTTGCCGCCGGCAAGTTACATCCAGAAGTGCTGGACTATGCCATCTTTGGACATTGCGGAGATGAATCCGGACATAAACTTCTACTTGAAAAACTAAACGCTAACCCTCTATTACACTTAGGACTAAGGCTTGGAGAAGGTACAGGCGCAATATGTGCATACCCGATTGTTGTCTCGGCAGTCCGCATGATTAACGAAATGGACAACTTCGCACATGCTGCCATCACTAAATATTTTTGA
- the cobS gene encoding adenosylcobinamide-GDP ribazoletransferase, which yields MNNILASFIFFTRLPFWKIKEVPAECFKHVVPYWPLTGWLTGGLMAGALWLSGQILPVSIAWIIAVIVRLLVTGCLHEDGLADFLDGFGGGTTRERTLAIMKDSHIGSYGVIGLIFYFLLLLQMRNLPLNFLCILIFCGDCWSKFCASQLINYLPYARKEEDSKAKVVYNRMSRKELISAFVCGLIPFVLLLPIRMWPATLFPLLTFALLCRLMKRRLQGYTGDCCGAAFLLCELSFYIGSLIMVYIYAGYGIDFLTKYVSVPFYFH from the coding sequence ATGAACAACATATTAGCTTCATTCATCTTCTTCACACGACTGCCTTTCTGGAAAATAAAGGAAGTACCCGCCGAATGCTTCAAGCACGTAGTCCCCTACTGGCCTTTGACGGGCTGGCTGACGGGCGGTCTCATGGCAGGTGCGCTATGGCTGTCCGGACAGATATTGCCCGTATCCATTGCCTGGATTATAGCTGTTATTGTCCGCCTGCTTGTCACAGGCTGCCTGCACGAAGACGGGCTGGCAGACTTTCTGGACGGGTTCGGCGGTGGCACTACACGTGAGCGTACGCTTGCCATTATGAAAGACTCCCACATAGGAAGCTATGGAGTTATCGGATTAATATTCTATTTCCTGCTGCTGTTGCAGATGCGCAATCTTCCCCTGAATTTCCTATGCATCCTCATCTTTTGCGGCGATTGTTGGTCTAAGTTCTGCGCGTCCCAACTCATCAACTATCTGCCCTATGCCCGGAAAGAAGAGGATAGCAAAGCCAAAGTCGTCTATAACCGCATGAGCCGAAAAGAACTGATATCGGCCTTCGTCTGCGGATTGATTCCGTTTGTCCTGCTCCTGCCGATAAGAATGTGGCCCGCCACCCTCTTTCCGCTGCTCACGTTCGCATTGCTATGCCGCCTTATGAAACGCCGCCTGCAAGGATATACGGGAGATTGTTGCGGAGCCGCTTTCCTGCTTTGCGAATTATCATTCTATATAGGCAGTCTCATAATGGTTTATATCTACGCCGGTTATGGCATTGATTTTCTTACGAAATACGTCTCTGTTCCCTTTTATTTTCATTAA
- the cbiB gene encoding adenosylcobinamide-phosphate synthase CbiB — MEDIIIILGIAFNLNLPLLTAWLLDHWLGDPAWLPHPVVAFGKAISFCEHRLNKGNVRFLKGAAMSLLLVAGAYLSALLLLRWAASYSPGLLLTLQVLLIFYCLAGTTLVREVCEVFKAVDRSLEEGRKQVARIVGRDTSGLSAQEVRTAALETLAENLSDGVIAPLFWYALLGVPGMFAYKMVNTLDSMIGYKNERYRRFGCFAAHLDDAANYIPARLTAFLMVVASGRFSLLFFVGKYGSRHASPNSGYPEAALAGILNCRFGGPHNYFGEEVWKPYIGDNERPLTTGDMKVAIRINRCVEWLMIIIVVVTATCMFSPVSL, encoded by the coding sequence ATGGAAGATATAATCATTATTTTAGGCATTGCTTTCAATCTGAATCTGCCGTTGCTTACAGCATGGTTGCTCGATCACTGGTTGGGAGATCCTGCTTGGTTGCCGCATCCTGTGGTAGCTTTTGGTAAGGCCATTTCTTTCTGTGAACATCGTTTGAACAAAGGGAATGTCCGTTTTCTGAAAGGGGCTGCCATGTCATTGCTGCTTGTTGCGGGGGCCTATCTGTCTGCGCTGCTCTTACTGCGTTGGGCTGCATCTTATTCTCCCGGTTTGCTTCTGACTTTGCAGGTGTTGCTGATTTTCTATTGTCTGGCAGGTACTACGCTGGTGCGCGAAGTCTGTGAGGTGTTTAAAGCAGTAGACCGTTCATTGGAAGAGGGAAGGAAGCAGGTGGCCCGCATTGTGGGACGCGACACCTCCGGACTTTCTGCTCAGGAAGTTCGTACGGCTGCGTTGGAGACGCTGGCAGAGAATTTGAGCGACGGCGTTATTGCTCCGCTTTTTTGGTACGCACTGCTGGGTGTTCCGGGAATGTTTGCTTATAAAATGGTAAACACACTTGACTCTATGATAGGGTATAAGAATGAGCGTTACCGTCGTTTCGGATGTTTTGCTGCCCATTTGGACGATGCGGCCAACTATATTCCCGCCCGCCTGACGGCTTTCCTCATGGTAGTTGCTTCGGGCAGGTTTTCGTTGTTGTTTTTTGTAGGGAAATATGGCAGCCGACATGCAAGCCCCAATTCCGGGTATCCGGAAGCGGCACTGGCAGGAATATTGAACTGCCGCTTCGGAGGACCTCACAACTATTTTGGAGAAGAGGTGTGGAAACCTTATATAGGTGACAATGAACGGCCTTTGACCACCGGGGATATGAAAGTTGCCATACGCATCAACCGCTGTGTGGAGTGGCTAATGATAATCATAGTTGTTGTGACCGCCACTTGTATGTTCAGTCCTGTCTCCCTCTAA